CGAAGCCGTAAAAAGCTCTTAAAACCCACCAACAAACCGCAACCACCACACCACAGCCACCCACACCCACACATCAAGCAGGGGCGCCACGAAATGCCGCCTCACACCATCCGCTTCGGCTGCCCCGTGGTCTCCAGCACGTTCATCCACAACTGCCCGTGCGGATCCACCACGTTCCGGCTCGCGGTCGCCAGCTCGATCGGCAGATGCACCATCCGCCCGCTCCACTGCCCGACCACCATCGCCGTGAACCCGGCCATCCCCGCGTGCGTCGCCGCCTGTGCCAGCCGCGTGCAGTAGACCGCGTCGAAGGCGTTCGCCGGCACCGACCGGATCTCGTACCCCGGGTCCACGTACCGCACCGACAGCGGCTCGTCGCCGAACGACTCGATGATCCGCTTCTTCAGCAGCGCCCCGATGTCGTTCAGCTTCGCGTTGCCCGAGGCGTCGGTCTGGTCCGAGGCCGGGAAGTGCTCCTGGCCCGCGCCCTCGGCGACCACGACCACCGCGTGCCCCTGCTGCTCGACCTTCTTCTTCAGCCGGGACAGGAAGACGTTCACGTCGAACGGGACCTCGGGGATCAGCGTGAAGTCCACGGCGTGGCTGGCCAGCGTCGAGTAGCAGGCGATGAACCCGCTGTGCCGCCCCATCAGCTTCACCAGGCCGACGCCGTTCTCCGTCGAGGAGGCCTCTATGTGCGCCGCGCGGATGGACTTCGAGGCCTGCTCGAACGCCGTGTGGAAGCCGAAGGAGCGGTCGATCCAGGGGATGTCGTTGTCGATGGTCTTCGGGATCCCGACCACCGCGATGCGCTCGCCCCGGGCCCGCGCCTCGTCGGCCAGCTTCTCCGCGCCGCGCAGCGTGCCGTCGCCGCCGATGACGAACAGGATGTTGACGCCGAGCCGCACCATCGTGTCCACCGCGACCACCGGGTCCTGGTTGCCGCGGGAGGTGCCCAGGATCGTGCCGCCGCGGTTCTGGATGTCGGCGACGGCCTGCTCGGTGAGCACCATCGGCTCCGAGC
The sequence above is a segment of the Catenulispora sp. EB89 genome. Coding sequences within it:
- a CDS encoding ATP-dependent 6-phosphofructokinase — translated: MNTADLLTITSDDLAITRLGERTVDTPLADLLGEREETWHYVTETDRVLLDVVQGIANKRDVDVAGLPAFNPGGPRRKLFFEPSEVTAAIVTCGGLCPGLNNVIRGLVLHLGRAYGVKRVLGFRNGFKGLADGSEPMVLTEQAVADIQNRGGTILGTSRGNQDPVVAVDTMVRLGVNILFVIGGDGTLRGAEKLADEARARGERIAVVGIPKTIDNDIPWIDRSFGFHTAFEQASKSIRAAHIEASSTENGVGLVKLMGRHSGFIACYSTLASHAVDFTLIPEVPFDVNVFLSRLKKKVEQQGHAVVVVAEGAGQEHFPASDQTDASGNAKLNDIGALLKKRIIESFGDEPLSVRYVDPGYEIRSVPANAFDAVYCTRLAQAATHAGMAGFTAMVVGQWSGRMVHLPIELATASRNVVDPHGQLWMNVLETTGQPKRMV